From one Rhizobium rosettiformans genomic stretch:
- a CDS encoding GGDEF domain-containing protein — protein MQLARHIEPDSDTVTLATISWHSSRGLPPPAFIASLSPSRITAAEALQNSSLCFLDCADKAAIAQVVRLREICGNGIYLVAVTGAVTAEFQAELFDAGVDDLLMDDGSAQLLRCLLRAKRHLTLLQAHQKTLDALQDKLDAWQDGLDHLPTPIYLKDVGGRYLGCNTAFSHFVGTERDRVIGQTLADFLPLDVAEAHRESDLEVMRRGGVIRVETDVCVPDTGVRHVMLHKACVASPEGGLRGIAGVLIDITERKELEARLTAAAERDPLTNAFNRRKFFQVAGSAIETAKEGEQSFAVAVIDIDHFKSINDELGHGEGDLTLCSIVDTLRAHEAEGVLVARAGGEEFFAFFSGENAAQAEDILERMRTDIARYCAVATGMGTAGTISIGLANFDPLQETIDHALRRADLALYRAKRDGRNRLCRAD, from the coding sequence TTGCAGCTCGCCAGGCACATTGAACCGGATTCGGACACGGTAACGCTCGCCACGATATCCTGGCATTCCTCCCGCGGACTGCCGCCGCCGGCCTTCATCGCGTCCCTCTCTCCGTCTCGGATCACCGCTGCAGAGGCGCTGCAAAACTCGTCGCTTTGCTTCCTTGATTGCGCTGACAAGGCCGCAATCGCCCAGGTTGTCCGGCTGCGCGAGATCTGCGGAAATGGCATTTATCTTGTCGCGGTGACGGGGGCAGTCACCGCCGAATTTCAGGCTGAACTCTTCGACGCCGGGGTCGACGATCTCCTGATGGACGATGGCTCGGCCCAGCTGCTGCGCTGCCTCTTGCGCGCCAAGCGTCACCTTACCCTGCTGCAGGCACACCAGAAGACACTCGACGCATTGCAGGACAAGCTCGATGCCTGGCAGGACGGCTTGGACCATCTGCCGACGCCGATCTACCTGAAAGATGTCGGCGGACGCTATCTCGGCTGCAACACGGCGTTCAGCCATTTTGTCGGCACCGAACGTGACCGCGTCATAGGCCAGACCCTCGCTGATTTTCTGCCGCTGGATGTTGCCGAGGCGCATCGGGAATCGGACCTCGAAGTGATGCGCAGAGGCGGCGTCATCAGGGTCGAGACCGATGTCTGCGTGCCCGACACGGGCGTGCGCCATGTCATGCTGCACAAGGCCTGTGTCGCCTCGCCGGAAGGCGGCCTTCGCGGCATTGCCGGCGTGCTGATCGACATCACCGAACGCAAGGAGCTGGAGGCGCGCCTGACGGCCGCTGCCGAGCGCGACCCGCTGACCAATGCTTTTAACCGTCGCAAGTTCTTCCAGGTGGCGGGTTCGGCCATCGAGACGGCGAAAGAAGGTGAGCAGAGCTTTGCCGTGGCTGTCATCGATATCGACCACTTCAAGTCGATCAATGACGAACTGGGGCATGGCGAGGGAGATCTCACCCTCTGTTCGATCGTCGATACCCTCAGAGCGCACGAGGCGGAGGGCGTCCTGGTCGCGCGTGCCGGAGGCGAAGAGTTCTTTGCCTTCTTCTCCGGCGAGAATGCAGCCCAGGCGGAGGACATTCTGGAGCGGATGCGAACCGACATCGCCCGCTACTGTGCGGTTGCGACCGGGATGGGCACCGCCGGCACCATCAGCATCGGCCTTGCCAATTTCGATCCGCTGCAGGAGACGATCGACCACGCGCTTCGTCGGGCCGATCTCGCCCTTTACCGGGCAAAACGCGACGGCCGCAATCGGCTATGCCGGGCGGATTGA
- a CDS encoding TIGR02301 family protein gives MSKITKPLCLAAALLAIAGPVAAQGSTEAIVPPVADTEKPTPYDDRLARLSEIIGAVHYLRNLCKADGEPEWRQSLQGLLDAETRAEPKRRARMTAAYNRGYRSFASVYTSCTPAAVRAEQNYRIEGATLATEITARFGN, from the coding sequence ATGAGCAAGATCACAAAGCCCCTTTGCCTTGCCGCGGCTCTTCTCGCAATCGCCGGTCCGGTGGCCGCACAGGGCAGCACTGAGGCTATCGTTCCGCCCGTGGCAGACACCGAAAAGCCGACGCCCTATGATGACCGTCTCGCGCGACTTTCGGAGATCATCGGAGCGGTTCACTACCTGCGCAATCTCTGCAAGGCGGATGGGGAACCGGAATGGCGGCAATCGTTGCAGGGACTGCTGGACGCCGAAACACGCGCCGAGCCGAAGCGCCGGGCACGGATGACGGCTGCCTACAACCGAGGCTACCGTTCTTTCGCCTCCGTCTACACCTCTTGCACGCCGGCCGCAGTTCGTGCAGAGCAGAATTACCGTATCGAAGGCGCAACACTTGCCACAGAAATTACCGCACGTTTCGGAAATTAA
- a CDS encoding SOS response-associated peptidase, which produces MCGRFALTASPEEVAEILGVMELEGFPPRYNIAPTQPILVAVASPPAEPGSNRPDRMAVLVRWGLIPSWVKDPKEFTLLINARSETANEKASFRAAMRHRRILVPASGFYEWHRPPKESGEKLQAYWIRPKSGGIVCFGGLMETYMSKDGSELDTGCILTVGANKAIGEIHDRMPVVIQPQDFSRWLDCRHGEPRDVADLLRPAAEDYFEAIPVSDLVNKVANVGPELQTPVALPPKKQKPTADKSGDGQMSLF; this is translated from the coding sequence ATGTGCGGACGTTTTGCCCTGACTGCGAGCCCGGAAGAAGTGGCGGAGATCCTCGGCGTGATGGAGCTCGAGGGCTTTCCGCCACGCTACAATATCGCGCCGACGCAGCCGATCCTCGTGGCGGTGGCATCCCCGCCCGCCGAGCCCGGTTCGAACCGGCCCGATCGCATGGCGGTGCTGGTGCGCTGGGGGCTCATCCCGTCCTGGGTCAAGGATCCCAAGGAATTCACACTGCTGATCAATGCCCGTTCCGAGACGGCAAACGAGAAGGCGTCTTTTCGCGCGGCGATGCGGCACCGGCGTATTCTGGTTCCAGCCTCCGGTTTTTACGAGTGGCACCGGCCGCCAAAGGAGAGCGGCGAAAAGCTGCAGGCCTACTGGATCCGCCCGAAGAGTGGCGGGATCGTCTGCTTCGGCGGGCTAATGGAAACCTATATGTCGAAGGACGGCTCCGAGCTCGATACGGGCTGTATCCTGACGGTCGGGGCAAACAAGGCCATCGGCGAGATTCATGACCGCATGCCGGTGGTGATCCAGCCGCAGGATTTCAGCCGCTGGCTCGATTGCCGCCACGGCGAACCGCGCGATGTGGCGGATCTGCTGCGACCCGCAGCGGAGGACTATTTCGAGGCGATCCCGGTGTCCGACCTCGTCAACAAGGTCGCGAATGTCGGACCGGAACTGCAGACACCGGTCGCGCTTCCGCCGAAAAAGCAAAAGCCCACCGCGGACAAGTCCGGCGACGGGCAGATGAGCTTGTTCTAG
- a CDS encoding YgfZ/GcvT domain-containing protein has protein sequence MPSAFLPDRAFVRITGADAEHFLQNLITTDLGALADHDWRPGALLTPQGKIFYDFLISHRDDGFMIDIRADQVEAFVRRMTMYKLRAAVTIETLPETGATVIWGEASDGAADHRFALAGTEVRRQPGRFDGAGDRGAYDALRILHGVPESGQDYALQDAFPHDILFDKSGGVSFRKGCYVGQEVVSRMQHRSTARRRVVIVSGEAPLPASGSEITIGGKAIGALGTVAGERGLAIVRIDKAGEAMAVGEPILAGDVPVSVALPGWTGLTFPSSAEEA, from the coding sequence ATGCCCTCAGCCTTCCTGCCCGATCGCGCCTTTGTCCGAATAACGGGGGCGGATGCCGAGCACTTTCTGCAGAATCTGATCACCACCGATCTCGGGGCACTTGCGGACCATGATTGGCGGCCGGGCGCACTTTTGACGCCGCAGGGCAAGATCTTCTATGATTTCCTGATCTCCCACCGTGATGACGGCTTCATGATCGACATCCGCGCCGATCAGGTGGAAGCCTTCGTCAGGCGTATGACGATGTACAAGCTGCGCGCTGCCGTGACGATCGAGACGCTGCCGGAAACCGGTGCGACGGTCATCTGGGGAGAGGCCAGTGATGGCGCCGCCGACCATCGATTCGCGCTCGCCGGAACCGAGGTTCGCCGCCAACCCGGCCGGTTCGATGGTGCTGGCGACCGGGGCGCTTACGATGCGCTTCGCATTCTCCACGGCGTGCCGGAATCGGGGCAGGACTACGCGCTTCAGGACGCCTTTCCGCACGACATTCTCTTCGACAAGTCGGGTGGCGTCTCCTTCCGCAAGGGATGTTATGTCGGTCAGGAAGTGGTGTCGCGCATGCAGCATCGCTCGACCGCGCGGCGCCGCGTGGTGATCGTCTCGGGCGAAGCGCCGCTTCCAGCGTCCGGCTCAGAGATCACCATCGGCGGCAAGGCGATCGGCGCGCTCGGCACGGTCGCTGGCGAGCGCGGGCTTGCGATTGTCCGCATCGACAAGGCCGGCGAAGCCATGGCAGTCGGCGAGCCCATCCTAGCCGGTGATGTGCCGGTATCGGTTGCCCTTCCCGGCTGGACGGGACTGACTTTCCCCAGCTCGGCCGAGGAGGCCTGA
- a CDS encoding ABCB family ABC transporter ATP-binding protein/permease, with protein sequence MAEAKKKTVSADDGNPMQTLVNLWPYMWPADRFDLKMRVVWATVFLIISKFVLILVPYFFKWATDALDGRIDMAGILPTFLLGAVALVIFYNLTRILQVGLNQLRDALFASVGQHAVRQLAYRTFVHMHQLSLRFHLERKTGGLSRIIERGTKGIETIVRFTILNSIPTLIEFILTAAIFWWTYGFSYLGVTAFTVWAYIWFTIRASDWRIGIRRAMNDSDTDANTKAIDSLLNFETVKYFGNEEMEAKRFDASMAKYEKSATQVWTSLGWLNFGQGLIFGVGTAIIMVMSALAVQRGEQTIGDFVFVNAMLMQLSIPLNFIGFVYREIRQGLTDIEQMFDLLEVQAEVVDGPGATPLAIAQGAIAFKDVHFHYDPDRRILKGVSFEVPAGKTVAVVGPSGAGKSTISRLLYRFYDVQKGSITIDGQDVRDVTQKSLRAAIGMVPQDTVLFNDTIAYNIRYGRPGASDAEIEQAAEVAQISHFIKDLPDGFDTKVGERGLKLSGGEKQRVAIARTVLKAPPILILDEATSALDTTTEHEIQSALDIVSKNRTTLVIAHRLSTVVGADEIIVLKGGEIAERGSHSELLAQDGLYASMWNRQREATQAEEMLRQVRESDELGVVVRRPPAV encoded by the coding sequence ATGGCAGAGGCGAAGAAGAAGACGGTATCGGCCGACGACGGCAACCCGATGCAGACGCTCGTGAACCTCTGGCCCTATATGTGGCCGGCCGACCGATTTGATCTCAAGATGCGCGTCGTCTGGGCGACCGTCTTCCTGATCATCTCGAAATTCGTCCTGATCCTCGTTCCCTATTTCTTCAAATGGGCAACCGATGCGCTCGACGGCCGGATCGACATGGCGGGCATCCTGCCGACCTTCCTTCTGGGAGCCGTGGCGCTCGTCATCTTCTACAATCTCACCCGTATCCTGCAGGTCGGCCTCAACCAGCTTCGTGACGCGCTGTTCGCCAGCGTCGGCCAGCATGCGGTGCGCCAGCTCGCCTACAGGACCTTCGTGCACATGCACCAGCTGTCGCTGCGCTTCCATCTGGAACGCAAGACCGGGGGCCTGTCGCGCATCATCGAACGCGGCACCAAGGGCATCGAGACGATCGTCCGCTTCACGATCCTCAACTCGATCCCGACGCTCATTGAATTCATCCTGACGGCCGCGATCTTCTGGTGGACCTACGGCTTCTCCTATCTCGGCGTCACCGCCTTCACCGTCTGGGCCTATATCTGGTTCACGATCCGCGCGTCGGACTGGCGCATCGGCATCCGCCGCGCGATGAACGACAGCGACACAGACGCGAACACCAAGGCGATCGACTCGCTTCTCAACTTCGAGACGGTCAAGTATTTCGGCAACGAGGAGATGGAGGCCAAGCGCTTCGATGCCTCGATGGCGAAGTATGAGAAGTCCGCGACCCAGGTCTGGACCTCGCTCGGATGGCTGAACTTCGGCCAGGGCCTGATCTTTGGTGTCGGCACTGCGATCATCATGGTGATGTCCGCACTTGCCGTGCAGCGCGGCGAACAGACGATCGGCGACTTCGTCTTCGTCAACGCCATGCTGATGCAGCTGTCGATCCCACTCAACTTCATCGGCTTCGTCTACCGCGAAATCCGCCAGGGCCTGACTGATATCGAGCAGATGTTCGATCTTCTCGAAGTCCAGGCCGAGGTGGTCGACGGTCCCGGGGCAACGCCGCTTGCCATCGCGCAAGGTGCCATCGCCTTCAAGGACGTGCATTTCCATTATGATCCGGACCGGCGGATCCTGAAAGGCGTGTCGTTCGAGGTCCCCGCCGGCAAGACTGTGGCCGTCGTCGGTCCCTCGGGCGCCGGCAAATCGACCATATCCCGCCTGCTCTACCGCTTCTACGACGTCCAGAAGGGCTCGATCACCATTGACGGCCAGGACGTGCGGGATGTGACCCAGAAGTCGCTCAGAGCCGCGATCGGCATGGTGCCGCAGGACACTGTGCTGTTCAACGACACGATCGCCTACAACATCCGCTACGGTCGACCCGGCGCGTCTGACGCCGAGATCGAACAGGCTGCGGAGGTCGCGCAGATCTCGCATTTCATCAAGGATCTGCCGGATGGTTTCGACACCAAGGTCGGGGAGCGCGGGCTGAAGCTCTCGGGCGGTGAAAAGCAGCGCGTGGCGATCGCCCGTACGGTGCTCAAGGCGCCGCCGATCCTGATCCTCGACGAGGCGACCTCGGCGCTCGACACGACCACCGAGCACGAGATCCAGTCCGCCCTCGACATCGTCTCGAAGAACCGCACGACGCTGGTCATCGCCCACCGTCTGTCCACGGTGGTTGGCGCTGACGAAATCATCGTGCTGAAGGGCGGCGAGATCGCCGAACGCGGCAGCCATAGCGAGCTTCTGGCCCAGGACGGCCTTTATGCCTCAATGTGGAACCGTCAGCGGGAGGCGACTCAGGCCGAAGAAATGCTGCGGCAAGTGCGCGAAAGCGACGAACTCGGCGTCGTGGTCCGGCGCCCGCCAGCCGTCTAA
- a CDS encoding phosphatidylserine decarboxylase gives MDLFETIRKTIVPVHKEGYPFVAAFFVASLVLGWIWDPLFWVGLILTLWCAYFFRDPERVTPQDDDLVISPADGRVSSVQMVVPPQELNLGTEPMLRITVFMNVFNCHVNRAPMRGRVTTIAYKEGQFLNAELDKASTDNERNGLVIDSKHGAIGVVQIAGLVARRIICWTNMNEPLDAGERFGLIRFGSRLDVFLPAGAEPRVSLGQTAIAGETVIAEFGSAKGPVISRRS, from the coding sequence ATGGATCTGTTCGAAACCATCCGCAAGACGATCGTGCCCGTGCACAAGGAAGGCTATCCTTTCGTCGCAGCCTTCTTCGTTGCATCGCTGGTGCTCGGCTGGATCTGGGATCCGCTTTTCTGGGTGGGCCTGATCCTGACCCTCTGGTGTGCCTATTTCTTCCGCGATCCCGAGCGTGTGACGCCGCAGGACGACGATCTGGTCATCAGCCCGGCCGATGGTCGCGTGTCCTCCGTCCAGATGGTCGTTCCGCCGCAGGAACTCAATCTCGGCACCGAGCCGATGCTGCGCATCACGGTCTTCATGAACGTCTTCAATTGCCATGTGAACCGGGCACCGATGCGCGGCCGGGTGACGACGATCGCCTATAAGGAAGGCCAGTTCCTGAATGCCGAACTGGACAAGGCAAGCACCGACAACGAGCGCAACGGCCTCGTCATCGACAGCAAGCATGGTGCCATCGGCGTCGTTCAAATCGCGGGCCTCGTTGCCCGCCGCATTATCTGCTGGACGAACATGAACGAGCCGTTGGATGCCGGTGAACGCTTCGGCCTCATCCGCTTCGGCTCGCGCCTTGATGTCTTTCTGCCGGCAGGTGCCGAACCCCGTGTTTCGCTCGGTCAGACCGCGATTGCCGGCGAGACCGTGATCGCCGAGTTCGGCTCGGCCAAGGGGCCGGTCATCAGCCGCCGCAGCTGA
- a CDS encoding NUDIX hydrolase produces the protein MSMPRLASSAIVERAGRYLLVRRGNPPAADLFAFPGGRAEPGETPEETALRELFEETGIIGRNPRLFETVELLPEAGVAGSHFLLSVFRVEADGTGEAEARSDALEAGWFLPEEVLGLPIPESVRDCILRLSSATTIGGEA, from the coding sequence ATGAGCATGCCCCGCCTCGCCTCTTCCGCCATCGTCGAGCGGGCCGGGCGCTACCTCCTCGTCCGGCGCGGCAATCCGCCGGCGGCGGACCTCTTTGCCTTTCCCGGGGGGCGCGCCGAGCCGGGGGAAACGCCGGAGGAGACGGCGCTCAGGGAGCTGTTCGAAGAAACCGGGATCATCGGGCGCAATCCGCGACTTTTCGAGACGGTCGAGCTTCTGCCCGAGGCTGGCGTCGCGGGCAGCCACTTCCTGCTTTCGGTCTTCAGAGTAGAGGCTGACGGAACGGGCGAAGCCGAAGCTAGAAGCGACGCGCTCGAGGCAGGCTGGTTTCTTCCCGAAGAAGTGCTTGGGCTTCCCATCCCCGAGAGCGTGCGCGACTGCATCCTGCGCCTATCGTCAGCGACCACGATCGGGGGCGAAGCATGA
- a CDS encoding LysM peptidoglycan-binding domain-containing protein → MKNRALWVVLIVLAIVSLLMVFVIMPRLNPPVSDLPTVNAAADAAKSAADEAQATAEGAVQDVASAASQKMDRLKEEAVKAVDSISALFADGRTPGIEAYTAAKTLAQGALQALSSIEIPDDLDATVMNGIKTVQADAARALEMVQQLPADPAKAAGLIASIKDALLGKPVTQPAPVTEATTEIAPRFDVLRVEPNGSTVIAGNAVPGATVEILNGDQVISSQTVDGTGDFAAVLDQPLPPGDHALQIRATAPDGKVVTSEEVATISVPEGGKGELLAMVSKPGEASRLITLPDSENAPASASQPAAAPAGGVALPELPAAASELAGSAPAMPGMSETAAAPANEPVAEEPTALPGATEVQVTAVEIEGDRIFVAGKAPAGARVRGFANKATIGEAASDGNGNFVIEGEMKLEVGNHIIEVELLDSTGKVVVRASVPFERPAGEQVSVVAQTGAGAASSPTTPEQIEFERLRISLTKAMTILENLFANGQKPALEQAAAARSATEIGLQSIIGFRPGPNVEPDLAAAFNSHGAKAREALALLQSVPNGNVDALGAALPQLVALIRDLLNDPAPAPSAQAPAQSETNVAAASPTNAAASGEPKTIQQAPLEQSDSSVIIRRGDTLWQISRRVYGQGVRYTTIYLANENQINNPDLIEPGQIFTVPRDALPNAEEIHRKRLRGEAVN, encoded by the coding sequence ATGAAGAACCGTGCCCTCTGGGTGGTCCTGATCGTCCTTGCCATCGTCAGCCTGCTGATGGTGTTCGTCATCATGCCACGGCTCAATCCGCCGGTGAGCGATCTGCCGACCGTGAATGCTGCCGCCGACGCGGCGAAGTCTGCAGCCGATGAGGCCCAGGCGACGGCCGAAGGCGCCGTGCAAGACGTCGCCAGCGCAGCCAGCCAGAAGATGGATCGCCTGAAAGAAGAGGCCGTGAAGGCCGTCGACAGCATCTCGGCGCTGTTTGCCGATGGCCGCACGCCGGGCATCGAAGCCTATACCGCCGCCAAGACACTGGCTCAGGGCGCCCTTCAGGCACTTTCATCGATCGAGATTCCCGACGACCTCGATGCGACGGTCATGAACGGCATCAAGACGGTACAGGCCGATGCCGCGCGAGCTCTGGAGATGGTCCAGCAGCTACCGGCCGATCCGGCAAAGGCCGCAGGCCTCATCGCCTCGATCAAGGATGCGCTGCTCGGCAAGCCGGTCACCCAGCCCGCGCCCGTCACTGAAGCGACGACGGAGATTGCGCCCCGCTTCGACGTGCTTCGTGTCGAGCCCAATGGCTCCACGGTGATCGCCGGCAACGCCGTGCCGGGCGCGACCGTCGAGATCCTGAATGGAGACCAGGTCATTTCCTCGCAAACGGTCGACGGCACGGGCGATTTTGCCGCCGTGCTCGATCAGCCGCTGCCGCCCGGCGATCACGCGCTGCAGATCCGCGCCACGGCTCCCGACGGCAAGGTCGTCACCTCGGAAGAGGTTGCGACGATTTCCGTGCCGGAAGGTGGCAAGGGCGAGCTCTTGGCCATGGTCTCGAAGCCTGGCGAGGCGAGCCGTCTGATCACCCTTCCCGATTCCGAGAATGCTCCCGCATCGGCAAGCCAGCCGGCCGCTGCACCGGCCGGCGGCGTTGCCCTGCCGGAACTTCCCGCTGCCGCCAGCGAACTTGCCGGCTCAGCGCCTGCGATGCCGGGCATGAGCGAAACGGCGGCAGCCCCCGCAAATGAACCCGTGGCCGAAGAACCCACGGCCCTTCCCGGCGCCACCGAAGTGCAGGTCACTGCGGTCGAGATCGAAGGCGACCGCATCTTCGTCGCCGGCAAAGCGCCGGCCGGGGCGCGGGTGCGTGGCTTTGCCAACAAGGCCACCATCGGCGAAGCGGCGAGCGACGGAAACGGCAACTTCGTCATCGAAGGCGAAATGAAACTCGAGGTCGGCAACCACATCATCGAGGTGGAACTCCTGGATTCCACCGGCAAGGTGGTCGTCCGCGCCTCGGTTCCGTTCGAGCGCCCCGCCGGCGAGCAGGTCTCCGTCGTCGCCCAGACGGGAGCGGGTGCTGCGTCGTCGCCGACCACCCCCGAACAGATTGAGTTCGAGCGGCTGCGGATCTCCTTGACCAAGGCGATGACGATCCTGGAAAATCTGTTCGCCAACGGTCAGAAGCCCGCCCTGGAGCAGGCGGCAGCGGCGCGTTCGGCCACGGAAATCGGATTGCAGTCGATCATCGGCTTCCGTCCGGGCCCCAATGTCGAACCAGACCTTGCCGCCGCCTTCAACAGCCATGGCGCCAAGGCTCGCGAGGCGCTTGCGCTCCTGCAGTCTGTACCGAACGGCAATGTGGATGCTTTGGGCGCCGCCCTGCCGCAGCTCGTCGCGCTGATCCGTGACCTCCTCAACGATCCGGCACCCGCTCCGTCAGCGCAGGCACCGGCTCAGTCCGAGACCAATGTGGCGGCAGCATCCCCGACGAATGCGGCTGCATCCGGCGAGCCGAAGACAATCCAGCAGGCGCCGCTCGAACAGAGCGACAGCAGCGTCATCATCCGCCGCGGCGATACGCTCTGGCAGATTTCGCGGCGCGTTTATGGGCAGGGTGTGCGCTACACCACGATCTATCTCGCCAACGAGAACCAGATCAACAATCCGGACCTGATCGAACCCGGCCAGATCTTCACGGTGCCGCGCGACGCGCTTCCCAATGCGGAAGAAATTCATCGAAAGCGCCTGCGTGGCGAGGCGGTGAACTGA
- a CDS encoding CDP-alcohol phosphatidyltransferase family protein — MDDQTPSTELRGSTQADTGARGPRLREIPLRLIIPNLITVLAICAGLTGIRLAFENRYELAVAMVLAAAFLDGIDGRVARMMKATSKFGAQMDSLADIINFGVAPALVLYVFVLDQARSLGWIAALIYAIAAGLRLARFNVMDERETKAPWQSEFFVGVPAPAGAALVMLPIYLGFLGVAPVGIFAYASTAYTVVIGYLLVSRLPVWSGKSETSHVRRDLVFPMILGVVLYVALLMSFTWEVLVVSVLLYLCSLPFGARNWHRRYGTLTIGEEAAEKGLSEIDRGV; from the coding sequence ATGGACGATCAGACCCCCTCGACCGAACTACGCGGCAGCACCCAGGCTGATACGGGTGCGCGCGGCCCGAGGCTCCGCGAAATTCCGCTCCGGCTGATCATCCCCAATCTGATCACGGTGCTCGCGATCTGTGCCGGTCTGACCGGGATCAGGCTCGCCTTCGAAAACCGTTACGAACTGGCGGTCGCCATGGTGCTGGCCGCCGCCTTTCTCGACGGCATCGATGGCCGCGTCGCGCGGATGATGAAGGCGACATCGAAATTCGGCGCGCAAATGGACTCGCTCGCCGACATCATCAATTTCGGCGTGGCGCCTGCCCTCGTTCTCTATGTCTTCGTGCTCGACCAGGCCCGTTCGCTCGGCTGGATTGCAGCGCTGATCTATGCGATCGCGGCCGGCCTGCGGCTCGCGCGGTTCAACGTGATGGATGAGCGCGAGACCAAGGCACCGTGGCAGTCGGAGTTTTTCGTCGGCGTGCCGGCACCCGCGGGTGCGGCACTCGTCATGCTGCCGATCTATCTCGGCTTTCTCGGCGTGGCACCGGTCGGCATCTTTGCCTATGCCAGCACGGCCTACACCGTCGTCATCGGCTATCTCCTCGTCAGTCGCCTCCCGGTGTGGTCCGGCAAGTCGGAGACCAGCCATGTTCGCCGCGATCTTGTGTTTCCGATGATTCTCGGCGTCGTGCTCTACGTCGCACTTCTGATGAGCTTTACCTGGGAAGTGCTTGTTGTCAGCGTGCTTCTCTATCTCTGCTCGCTGCCGTTCGGCGCCCGCAACTGGCATCGCCGCTACGGTACACTGACGATTGGCGAGGAAGCAGCCGAAAAGGGGCTGTCGGAGATCGATCGGGGCGTCTGA
- a CDS encoding HD family hydrolase, whose protein sequence is MGSAAALPSARAWQRMLSGRRLDLLDPSPLDVEITDIAHGLARVARWNGQTSGDHAFSVAQHSLIVEDIFRRSNTKATADELMVALLHDGPEYVIGDMISPFKAVVGGGYKVVEKRLEAAIHLRFGLPAHPKAVLKDLIKKADMISAYFEATVLAGFAEAEARKLFGQPKGFTRDTILIEPLPAYQAQAKFLERFEEIEAGRQSTTWARA, encoded by the coding sequence ATGGGTTCGGCTGCCGCTCTGCCCTCCGCCCGCGCCTGGCAACGCATGCTCTCCGGTCGGCGTCTCGACCTGCTCGACCCCTCGCCGCTTGATGTCGAGATCACCGATATTGCCCATGGGCTTGCCCGCGTCGCCCGCTGGAACGGCCAGACCTCCGGCGATCATGCCTTCTCCGTTGCCCAGCACAGCCTGATCGTCGAGGATATTTTCCGCCGCTCCAATACGAAGGCCACGGCAGACGAGCTGATGGTCGCGCTGCTGCATGACGGGCCGGAATATGTGATCGGTGACATGATCTCGCCGTTCAAGGCCGTTGTCGGTGGCGGCTACAAGGTCGTCGAGAAACGGCTGGAGGCGGCCATCCATCTGCGCTTCGGCCTGCCTGCCCATCCGAAAGCGGTGCTGAAGGACCTGATCAAGAAGGCCGACATGATCTCTGCCTATTTCGAGGCAACCGTGCTCGCCGGCTTTGCCGAGGCCGAAGCCCGCAAGCTGTTCGGCCAGCCCAAGGGCTTCACCCGCGATACGATCCTGATCGAACCGCTGCCCGCCTATCAGGCCCAGGCAAAGTTCCTCGAACGCTTCGAAGAGATCGAGGCCGGCAGGCAGTCGACGACCTGGGCCCGCGCATGA